From a single Kitasatospora azatica KCTC 9699 genomic region:
- a CDS encoding S1C family serine protease, producing the protein MPPRRRRARWYLVPLAVVAVAAGIGVGRAFWQPQSPPAPSNPAAPFVPSSGGGVTGATDVSAKVDPTLVIINTTLGYQGTGAAGTGIVLSSNGEILTNNHVIEGATSVSATDIGNGRTYTATVVGYDQARDLAVLQLKNASGLATAKLGDSSKVAVGDAVTAIGNAGGTGTPTTATGNVTALDQSVTASDPGTGTSERLTGMIEVDADVQAGDSGGSLVDATGAVIGIDTAGADTSVSGPQQATSQGFAIPINTALPVARQIMAGQAGTDVHIGPTAFLGVEVATTSGTDSGTGAPVAGVITGSPAAQAGLAEGDEITAVDGQAVDTPAALTTIMASHSVGSRVTVQWTDAAGASHSATVTLISGPAG; encoded by the coding sequence GTGCCGCCTCGCCGCCGCCGGGCTCGCTGGTACCTGGTGCCGCTGGCGGTGGTGGCCGTGGCTGCAGGGATCGGCGTCGGCCGCGCGTTCTGGCAGCCACAGTCGCCTCCGGCACCGTCCAACCCCGCCGCACCGTTCGTCCCGTCCAGCGGCGGCGGCGTCACCGGAGCCACGGATGTGTCCGCCAAGGTCGATCCGACGCTGGTGATCATCAACACCACCCTCGGCTACCAGGGCACCGGCGCCGCCGGCACCGGGATCGTGCTCAGCTCGAACGGTGAGATCCTCACGAACAACCACGTGATCGAGGGCGCCACATCGGTCTCCGCGACCGACATCGGGAACGGCCGCACCTACACGGCGACCGTGGTCGGCTACGACCAGGCCCGCGACCTGGCGGTCCTGCAACTGAAGAACGCCTCCGGACTGGCGACCGCCAAGCTGGGCGACTCCTCGAAGGTGGCGGTCGGCGACGCGGTGACCGCGATCGGCAACGCCGGCGGGACCGGCACCCCGACCACGGCCACCGGCAACGTGACTGCCCTAGACCAGTCCGTCACCGCGAGCGACCCCGGCACCGGCACGTCCGAGCGGCTCACCGGGATGATCGAAGTGGACGCAGACGTGCAGGCCGGCGACTCGGGCGGCTCACTGGTCGACGCCACCGGCGCCGTGATCGGCATCGACACAGCCGGAGCCGACACCAGCGTGAGCGGGCCGCAGCAGGCAACCTCGCAGGGGTTCGCGATCCCGATCAACACGGCGCTGCCGGTGGCCCGTCAGATCATGGCGGGCCAGGCCGGCACGGACGTCCACATCGGGCCGACCGCCTTCCTCGGGGTGGAGGTCGCGACGACCTCGGGCACCGACTCCGGCACGGGCGCACCGGTCGCGGGCGTGATCACCGGCTCGCCGGCCGCACAGGCGGGGCTCGCCGAGGGCGACGAGATCACCGCCGTCGACGGCCAGGCGGTCGACACCCCGGCGGCGCTCACCACGATCATGGCGAGTCACAGCGTCGGCTCCCGGGTGACCGTCCAGTGGACCGACGCCGCCGGCGCATCGCACAGCGCCACCGTCACCCTGATCAGCGGACCCGCCGGCTGA
- a CDS encoding C1 family peptidase produces the protein MRSRIAIGIASTLALSSCLTLAGTATAATPDARPAGHHVHHKHFATGLDLNALKAHHALRPAAATAQDLNTIAPFARSGAAPASADLTQYALSPGDQGQVGSCVTWATGYTGYGILMNEQGISGAPMAPMYIYSQIAQGNDNGTYASVALPMEQQQGIDTQSDYWQGTTDYTTQPDANETANAANYKLSGFVALPTSGSAARTAIENAISRGEPVPIGFTVQQSFMDLNSQTASDYSYMPGDTSSDPVVGGHEITIVAYNDQGVTIENSWGTGNWGNGGFANLPWSFFDAGVVDEAHAMGKLA, from the coding sequence ATGCGTTCCCGTATAGCGATCGGCATCGCCAGCACCCTGGCGCTGTCGTCCTGCCTCACCCTGGCCGGCACCGCCACCGCGGCGACCCCCGACGCGCGGCCGGCCGGGCACCACGTGCACCACAAGCACTTCGCCACCGGCCTCGACCTGAACGCGCTCAAGGCCCACCACGCGCTGCGCCCCGCCGCGGCCACCGCCCAGGACCTGAACACGATCGCGCCGTTCGCCCGCTCCGGCGCGGCGCCGGCCAGCGCGGACCTGACCCAGTACGCACTCTCCCCCGGCGACCAGGGCCAGGTCGGCTCCTGCGTCACCTGGGCGACCGGCTACACCGGCTACGGCATCCTGATGAACGAGCAGGGCATCAGCGGCGCGCCGATGGCTCCCATGTACATCTACTCACAGATCGCCCAGGGCAACGACAACGGCACCTACGCCAGCGTCGCGCTGCCGATGGAGCAGCAGCAGGGCATCGACACCCAGTCCGACTACTGGCAGGGCACCACCGACTACACCACCCAGCCGGACGCCAACGAGACCGCGAACGCGGCCAACTACAAGCTCTCGGGCTTCGTGGCGCTGCCCACCAGCGGCAGCGCGGCCCGCACCGCGATCGAGAACGCCATCTCCCGGGGCGAGCCGGTGCCGATCGGCTTCACGGTCCAGCAGAGCTTCATGGACCTCAACTCCCAGACCGCGTCGGACTACAGCTACATGCCCGGCGACACCAGCAGCGACCCGGTCGTGGGCGGCCACGAGATCACCATCGTGGCGTACAACGACCAGGGCGTGACGATCGAGAACAGCTGGGGCACCGGCAACTGGGGCAACGGCGGCTTCGCCAACCTCCCGTGGAGCTTCTTCGACGCGGGCGTGGTCGACGAGGCCCACGCGATGGGCAAGCTCGCCTGA
- a CDS encoding cytochrome P450: protein MPISAGPRARTTVFAPRLAALLRDHLGQDVFRLESDTIGVAGPEVADRILAARRATETERPTFKPLHGRSISRNEASSVMRTIGGDVREALKRPLPAEVDLAGPWPITGHMFLRDLILGKDPYRLRMLMSRNLELTPKLTWSVIVAGAALPGRPKPGDDLTGTAGMLADAKTYQDRRYAMGMYRRAAAPVCFTVSTLVANALWLGAPFDGSTPNRDIIHESLRLLPPSWNILRYASPEYPEIDRRIGPGDDVLLLPLLSHRNPALWEDPEEFRPERWDSLDPETAPGYLPFGHSSERCWGRHMVMPLAELLLDQVRGAGLVVDPEQQRARVPLVGLLGVEEVRLVKPRGAR, encoded by the coding sequence ATGCCGATTTCTGCCGGTCCGCGTGCTCGGACCACCGTGTTCGCGCCGCGGCTCGCCGCCCTGCTGCGGGACCACCTGGGCCAGGACGTCTTCCGTCTGGAGTCCGACACCATCGGGGTCGCCGGACCCGAGGTCGCCGACCGGATCCTCGCCGCCCGCCGGGCCACCGAGACCGAGCGGCCCACGTTCAAGCCGCTGCACGGGCGGTCGATCTCCCGCAACGAGGCCTCCTCGGTGATGCGGACCATCGGCGGGGACGTGCGCGAGGCGCTCAAGCGGCCGCTGCCGGCCGAGGTCGACCTCGCCGGGCCGTGGCCGATCACCGGCCACATGTTCCTGCGGGACCTCATCCTCGGCAAGGACCCGTATCGGCTGCGGATGCTGATGAGCCGTAACCTCGAACTGACGCCCAAACTCACCTGGTCGGTGATCGTGGCGGGCGCCGCACTGCCCGGTCGGCCGAAACCGGGGGACGACCTGACCGGCACAGCCGGGATGCTGGCCGATGCCAAGACCTATCAGGACCGGCGCTATGCGATGGGCATGTACCGGCGGGCCGCCGCCCCGGTCTGCTTCACCGTCTCCACGCTGGTCGCGAATGCGCTCTGGCTCGGTGCGCCGTTCGACGGCAGCACGCCGAACCGCGACATCATCCACGAGTCGCTGCGGCTGCTGCCCCCCTCCTGGAACATCCTGCGCTACGCCTCCCCCGAGTACCCCGAGATCGACCGGCGGATCGGCCCCGGCGACGACGTCCTGCTGCTGCCGCTGCTCTCGCACCGCAACCCGGCCCTGTGGGAGGACCCCGAGGAGTTCCGGCCTGAGCGCTGGGACTCCCTCGACCCCGAGACCGCCCCCGGCTACCTGCCCTTCGGCCACTCCTCCGAGCGCTGCTGGGGCCGGCACATGGTGATGCCGCTCGCCGAACTGCTGCTCGACCAGGTGCGCGGCGCCGGCCTGGTGGTCGACCCGGAGCAGCAGCGGGCGCGGGTGCCGCTGGTCGGCCTGCTCGGCGTCGAGGAAGTCCGACTGGTCAAGCCGCGCGGCGCCCGCTGA
- a CDS encoding tryptorubin family RiPP precursor, giving the protein MVEFTEKYERGAQMKVLFAIRDAVRGQQSLKAHAWYHWY; this is encoded by the coding sequence ATGGTCGAATTCACCGAGAAATACGAAAGGGGTGCACAGATGAAGGTCCTCTTTGCGATCCGCGATGCCGTTCGTGGCCAGCAGAGCCTGAAGGCTCACGCCTGGTACCACTGGTACTAA
- a CDS encoding SAM-dependent methyltransferase, with the protein MVHNEWAQPGEDEMVEPPPIDTTVAHSARMYDYWLGGMTNFAADRRLGAAVEELIPTIRTMAWENRRFLGRAVRHLIQAHGISQFLDVGTGIPTKGNTHEVAQLANPAARVLYVDNDPIVLAHANALLSSTAVGRTAYIHADLREPRSILDHPALRETLDLEQPVGLMLLGVLMLVADADEPWLHVAELLDALPPGSCVAVSHVTADFDPRAVGAVVNAEDEGRITLVPRTKAEVGRFLADWELLEPGIVPVMAWRPDGEPPADPQAAYYWAAVARKPF; encoded by the coding sequence ATGGTGCACAACGAGTGGGCTCAGCCGGGCGAGGACGAGATGGTTGAGCCCCCGCCGATCGACACCACCGTCGCGCACTCCGCCCGGATGTACGACTACTGGCTCGGCGGCATGACCAACTTCGCCGCCGACCGCCGACTCGGCGCCGCCGTCGAGGAGTTGATACCCACCATCCGCACCATGGCCTGGGAGAACCGGCGTTTCCTCGGCCGGGCCGTCCGGCACCTGATCCAGGCGCACGGGATCAGCCAGTTCCTGGACGTCGGCACCGGCATCCCCACCAAGGGCAACACCCACGAGGTCGCCCAACTCGCCAACCCGGCCGCCCGGGTGCTGTACGTCGACAACGACCCGATCGTGCTGGCGCACGCCAACGCCCTGCTGAGCAGCACCGCGGTCGGCCGCACCGCCTACATCCACGCCGACCTGCGCGAGCCCCGGTCGATCCTGGACCACCCCGCACTGCGCGAGACCCTCGACCTGGAACAGCCGGTCGGGCTGATGCTGCTGGGCGTGCTGATGCTGGTCGCCGACGCGGACGAGCCGTGGCTGCACGTCGCCGAGTTGCTCGACGCCCTGCCGCCCGGCAGCTGCGTCGCGGTCAGCCACGTCACCGCGGACTTCGACCCTCGGGCGGTGGGCGCGGTGGTCAACGCCGAGGACGAGGGCCGGATCACCCTGGTCCCCCGTACCAAGGCCGAGGTGGGGCGCTTCCTGGCCGACTGGGAGCTGCTGGAGCCGGGCATCGTCCCGGTGATGGCCTGGCGGCCCGACGGCGAGCCGCCCGCCGACCCGCAGGCCGCGTACTACTGGGCCGCCGTGGCACGCAAGCCGTTCTGA
- a CDS encoding MarR family winged helix-turn-helix transcriptional regulator, translated as MNDKVGFEIADALGLLLKRGTRAQLYRELTEGLAVDELTYPVLSGLARTGPRSAAELAAEVGLDRSGVTRRASQLEAAGLVRREADPADRRATLLLLTEEGEQVVARLRHRLAGIIAGSLTSWEPGEAELFARQLTRFVSQGPFRA; from the coding sequence ATGAACGACAAGGTGGGATTCGAGATCGCCGACGCGCTCGGCCTGCTGCTCAAGCGCGGCACCCGGGCGCAGCTGTACCGCGAGCTCACCGAGGGCCTCGCGGTGGACGAGCTGACCTACCCCGTGCTCAGCGGCCTGGCCAGGACCGGGCCGCGCAGCGCGGCCGAGCTGGCCGCCGAGGTCGGACTGGACCGCTCCGGAGTGACCCGGCGCGCCTCGCAGCTGGAGGCGGCCGGCCTGGTCCGCCGGGAGGCCGACCCCGCGGACCGGCGGGCCACGCTGCTGCTGCTCACCGAGGAGGGCGAGCAGGTGGTGGCCCGGCTGCGGCACCGGCTGGCGGGGATCATCGCGGGGTCGCTGACGTCCTGGGAGCCGGGCGAAGCGGAGTTGTTCGCGCGCCAGTTGACGCGGTTCGTCAGCCAGGGGCCGTTCCGGGCCTGA
- a CDS encoding nuclear transport factor 2 family protein translates to MPRTDIATALTDLLLTPGLDLQQAADRHFAPDYRQRTDGRWDDRAAFLQHIAHLRTVVATGSVEVHEEFTDGTRYADRHTVEVTKTDGATVRMEVYLFGEFAPDGRFRRIEETTLLLAGGAADRDLGSAR, encoded by the coding sequence ATGCCCAGAACCGACATCGCCACCGCCCTCACCGACCTGCTCCTCACCCCCGGCCTCGACCTCCAGCAGGCCGCCGACCGGCACTTCGCCCCCGACTACCGCCAGCGCACCGACGGCCGCTGGGACGACCGCGCGGCCTTCCTGCAGCACATCGCCCACCTGCGCACCGTCGTCGCCACCGGCTCCGTCGAGGTGCACGAGGAGTTCACCGACGGCACCCGGTACGCCGACCGGCACACCGTCGAGGTCACCAAGACCGACGGCGCCACGGTACGGATGGAGGTGTACCTGTTCGGCGAGTTCGCCCCGGACGGCCGCTTCCGCCGGATCGAGGAGACCACCCTGCTGCTCGCCGGCGGCGCGGCCGACCGGGACCTCGGCAGCGCACGCTGA
- a CDS encoding helix-turn-helix transcriptional regulator, whose translation MELHELRVPAPGALSFSIGSFDTLGPLARAPFPHRHSFYEIALVTSGRGAHVVDLTRYPLAPPHLFVITPGQVHHWEDAVDLGGWVLIFNEDFLLPHPEDVEALHALAAGPWRDLQPGQAARFGALLAAMQEEYRDAGPGFVSVLTAGLHILLVWALRAHGARLPRGAGADRGGDLAARFTRLAALPGTRDRSVLSLARELGVSAGHLHTAVKRATGRTPGQLLREQQTLEAKRLIVGTDLTIRQIATQVGFADAAYFCRFFRRETGASPGEFRRAAGGIHHVPRVRSIAEPGRPA comes from the coding sequence ATGGAGCTGCACGAACTACGCGTCCCCGCACCCGGCGCGCTGTCCTTCTCGATCGGCTCCTTCGACACCCTCGGCCCGCTCGCCCGAGCACCGTTCCCGCACCGCCACAGCTTCTACGAGATCGCCCTGGTCACCAGCGGGCGCGGCGCCCACGTGGTGGACCTGACCCGGTACCCGCTCGCCCCGCCGCACCTGTTCGTGATCACTCCCGGCCAGGTGCACCACTGGGAGGACGCCGTCGACCTCGGCGGCTGGGTGCTGATCTTCAACGAGGATTTCCTGCTCCCCCACCCCGAGGACGTCGAGGCACTGCACGCGCTCGCCGCCGGGCCCTGGCGCGACCTCCAGCCGGGTCAGGCCGCCCGGTTCGGCGCCCTGCTCGCCGCGATGCAGGAGGAGTACCGGGACGCGGGCCCCGGGTTCGTCAGCGTCCTGACCGCCGGACTGCACATCCTGCTGGTCTGGGCGCTGCGCGCGCACGGCGCCCGACTACCGCGCGGGGCGGGTGCCGACCGGGGCGGCGACCTGGCCGCCCGGTTCACCCGGCTGGCCGCATTGCCGGGCACCAGGGATCGCTCGGTGCTGTCGCTGGCCCGGGAGTTGGGCGTCTCGGCGGGTCATCTGCACACCGCGGTGAAGCGGGCGACCGGCCGCACACCCGGTCAGCTGCTCCGCGAGCAACAGACTCTGGAGGCCAAACGCCTCATCGTCGGCACCGATTTGACGATCCGTCAGATAGCTACTCAGGTCGGGTTCGCCGACGCCGCGTACTTCTGCCGCTTCTTCCGGCGGGAGACCGGGGCGAGCCCGGGCGAGTTCCGCCGGGCGGCCGGCGGGATTCACCACGTTCCAAGAGTCCGGTCCATCGCCGAGCCCGGCCGGCCTGCGTAG
- a CDS encoding NADP-dependent oxidoreductase, translating to MFAVTFARYGDPSVLEVTELPEPHAGPGQVRIAVRTAAVNPFDCKVRAGYMKDFVPIDFPSVPGLEAAGVVDEVGEGVTGVSVGDQVFGLGRATWAQYAVLDHVAAKPAVLGWPEVGGLAVAAETAQRSLDALGAGPGQTLLIDGAAGGVGSAAAQFARAAGLTVIGTASEANHAYLRTLGVLPTLYGSGLAGRVAELAPNGVDLALDTAGKGSVPDLVAITGSPDAVLSIADFNAGRHGVRTTSQASAFGALAKAASLAEAGEFTLRVDSVYPLEGAARAHQRSESGHPAGKVVLSVREE from the coding sequence ATGTTCGCAGTGACCTTCGCGCGGTACGGCGACCCCTCGGTGCTGGAGGTGACCGAGCTGCCAGAGCCGCACGCGGGGCCGGGGCAGGTACGGATCGCGGTGCGCACGGCAGCGGTGAACCCCTTCGACTGCAAGGTCAGGGCCGGCTACATGAAGGACTTCGTGCCGATTGACTTCCCGTCAGTTCCCGGCCTGGAGGCGGCCGGTGTGGTCGACGAGGTGGGCGAGGGGGTGACCGGGGTGAGCGTCGGGGACCAGGTCTTCGGTCTCGGCCGCGCGACCTGGGCGCAGTACGCCGTGCTCGACCATGTCGCGGCCAAGCCCGCCGTCCTCGGCTGGCCGGAGGTCGGCGGACTCGCGGTGGCGGCCGAGACGGCGCAGCGCTCGCTGGACGCGCTCGGGGCCGGCCCCGGGCAGACCCTGCTGATCGACGGCGCGGCCGGCGGTGTGGGCAGCGCCGCCGCGCAGTTCGCCCGGGCGGCCGGGCTCACCGTGATCGGCACCGCGAGCGAGGCCAACCACGCGTACCTGCGCACGCTGGGCGTCCTGCCGACGCTGTACGGCTCCGGACTGGCCGGGCGGGTGGCCGAACTGGCGCCGAACGGCGTCGATCTGGCGCTCGACACGGCGGGCAAGGGGTCGGTGCCGGACCTGGTGGCGATCACCGGTTCGCCGGACGCGGTGCTGTCCATCGCCGACTTCAACGCGGGCCGGCACGGGGTGCGGACCACCAGCCAGGCCTCGGCCTTCGGCGCCCTGGCGAAGGCGGCGAGCCTCGCGGAGGCGGGGGAGTTCACGCTGCGGGTGGACTCGGTGTACCCGCTGGAAGGGGCGGCTCGGGCGCACCAGCGCAGCGAGAGCGGGCATCCGGCGGGGAAGGTGGTGCTGTCGGTGCGCGAGGAGTAG
- a CDS encoding carboxylate-amine ligase: MDEPLRFGAEEEYLLVDPVTGTTAPRAPQVLADAARELGERAQAEFYRTQVEACTRPVWTAEALREELLTVRTALAAAATRAGCRLVATGTAVLPSRHPLPVTDHPRYHRIAQLLGAAVADQLGGEVCGCHIHVGDLTRAEAIAVSNRLRPWLPVLQAIATNSPFFEGQDVGLASCRAARYSRWPLVGPPPLLDAAGYERAAEQLVASGRVVDRRGIYWYARPSEHLPTLEVRIADVNADLDVTVLLAVLIRALARVLLGEARAGLPAPPVRPPALREAHRRAARSGLAATGVDPLTGTELPMPRLLCALLDRAAPGLAAAGDLDLARTLTAPLLSGRTGAQTQRAVLARTGSLHRVVDQLARLTAGIERPALAG, from the coding sequence ATGGACGAGCCGCTGCGGTTCGGCGCCGAGGAGGAGTACCTCCTGGTCGACCCGGTCACCGGCACGACCGCGCCGCGCGCACCACAGGTGCTCGCGGACGCGGCGCGCGAGCTGGGCGAACGCGCGCAGGCCGAGTTCTACCGCACCCAGGTGGAGGCCTGCACCCGCCCGGTCTGGACCGCCGAGGCGCTGCGCGAGGAGCTGCTGACCGTCCGCACGGCGCTGGCGGCGGCCGCCACCCGGGCGGGCTGCCGGCTGGTGGCCACCGGCACGGCGGTGCTGCCCAGCCGCCACCCGCTGCCGGTCACCGACCACCCGCGCTACCACCGCATCGCCCAGCTGCTCGGCGCGGCGGTGGCGGACCAGCTGGGCGGCGAGGTCTGCGGCTGCCACATCCACGTCGGCGACCTGACCCGCGCCGAGGCCATCGCGGTGAGCAACCGGCTGCGCCCCTGGCTGCCCGTGCTGCAGGCGATCGCCACCAACTCGCCGTTCTTCGAGGGCCAGGACGTGGGCCTGGCCAGCTGCCGGGCCGCCCGGTACAGCCGCTGGCCACTGGTCGGCCCGCCCCCGCTGCTGGACGCAGCCGGCTACGAGCGCGCCGCCGAGCAGCTGGTCGCCAGCGGCCGGGTGGTCGACCGCCGGGGCATCTACTGGTACGCCCGCCCGTCCGAGCACCTGCCGACCCTGGAGGTGCGGATCGCCGACGTCAACGCGGACCTGGACGTCACGGTGCTGCTCGCCGTGCTGATCCGCGCGCTGGCCCGGGTCCTGCTGGGCGAGGCCCGGGCCGGCCTGCCCGCCCCACCGGTCCGCCCGCCCGCGCTGCGCGAGGCGCACCGGCGGGCCGCCCGCTCCGGTCTGGCCGCCACCGGCGTCGACCCGCTCACCGGCACCGAACTTCCGATGCCCCGGCTGCTCTGCGCCCTGCTCGACCGCGCCGCTCCCGGCCTGGCCGCCGCCGGTGACCTCGACCTCGCGCGCACCCTCACCGCTCCCCTGCTCAGCGGCCGCACCGGCGCCCAGACCCAGCGCGCCGTGCTGGCCCGCACCGGCTCCCTGCACCGGGTGGTGGACCAGCTGGCGAGGCTCACCGCGGGCATCGAACGCCCGGCGCTGGCGGGCTGA
- a CDS encoding bifunctional polysaccharide deacetylase/glycosyltransferase family 2 protein has product MSQRRRRARTRGRHGSVRTVPLRTHWLLLTVTVLTLAAALLLQGYTQHLYGGSPDGAALSLGPHDAVPADVSTGGPVIDPGTGAGSAPRTAAPKADTIALTFDDGPDPTWTPQVLDLLRRHHVPATFFVIGSQVAANPSLTRRILDEGNQLGIHTFSHPNLGSLPAWQRSLELREAQLAVAGATGRTTSLLRPPYSSTSDALTDHDWQAVQQAGRDGYLTVLTTQDSEDWRRPGVDRILANATPTGHQGQILLMHDAGGDRSQTVAALEQLLPRLQAAGYHFATVADAVGLPAPVHPATAQDHWQGLALVAVLQLSDWALKILGWLLYAAGGIALLRAVAVLVAARRHKKYADEPWGPPVTQPVSVIVPAYNEVAGIEAAVRSLLASDHPVEIIVVDDGSTDGTAELVESLRFPPWVRVIRQANAGKPAALNTGIAAATCELLVMVDGDTVFEPDAVRMLVQPFADPRVGAVSGNAKVANRGGLLGRWQHIEYVVGFNLDRRLFDLAECMPTVPGAVGGFRRSALLGVGGVSDQTLAEDTDLTMALCRDGWRVVYEERAKAWTEAPASLGALWRQRYRWCYGTLQAMWKHRGALVQRGAAGKLGRRGLGYLLLFQVLLPLLAPVVDVFALYGLVFLDPVRIIGLWSAFLLVQLLMGWYAFRLDNEKPGALWTLPLQQFVYRQLMYLVVIQSVCTALAGSRLRWQRMERYGSTARLTDPGGQQTSTTASM; this is encoded by the coding sequence ATGTCGCAACGCCGCCGCCGTGCCCGTACCCGTGGCCGGCACGGCAGTGTCAGGACCGTGCCGCTGCGCACCCACTGGCTGCTGCTCACCGTCACCGTGCTGACGCTGGCCGCCGCGCTGCTGCTCCAGGGCTACACCCAGCACCTCTACGGCGGCTCGCCCGACGGCGCGGCGCTCTCCCTGGGCCCGCACGACGCCGTTCCCGCCGACGTCTCGACCGGCGGGCCGGTGATCGACCCGGGCACCGGCGCCGGATCCGCTCCGCGCACCGCCGCCCCGAAGGCCGACACCATCGCGCTGACCTTCGACGACGGCCCGGACCCGACCTGGACCCCGCAGGTGCTGGACCTGCTGCGCCGCCACCACGTGCCGGCCACCTTCTTCGTGATCGGCTCCCAGGTGGCCGCCAACCCCTCGCTGACCCGCCGGATCCTGGACGAGGGCAACCAGCTGGGCATCCACACCTTCAGCCACCCCAACCTCGGCTCGCTGCCCGCCTGGCAGCGCTCGCTGGAACTGCGCGAGGCGCAGCTCGCGGTGGCCGGCGCGACCGGACGCACCACCTCGCTGCTGCGCCCGCCGTACTCCTCCACCAGCGACGCGCTCACCGACCACGACTGGCAGGCCGTCCAGCAGGCCGGTCGGGACGGCTACCTGACCGTGCTGACCACGCAGGACAGCGAGGACTGGCGCCGCCCCGGGGTGGACCGGATCCTGGCCAACGCCACCCCGACCGGCCACCAGGGCCAGATCCTGCTGATGCACGACGCGGGCGGCGACCGCTCGCAGACCGTGGCCGCCCTGGAGCAGCTGCTGCCCCGGCTGCAGGCCGCCGGCTACCACTTCGCCACCGTCGCCGACGCGGTCGGCCTGCCCGCGCCGGTCCACCCCGCCACCGCCCAGGACCACTGGCAGGGCCTTGCCCTGGTCGCGGTGCTCCAGCTCAGCGACTGGGCGCTCAAGATCCTCGGCTGGCTGCTCTACGCCGCCGGCGGGATCGCCCTGCTGCGCGCGGTCGCCGTGCTGGTCGCCGCCCGCCGGCACAAGAAGTACGCGGACGAGCCGTGGGGCCCACCGGTGACCCAGCCGGTCAGCGTGATCGTCCCGGCCTACAACGAGGTGGCCGGGATCGAGGCGGCGGTGCGCTCGCTGCTCGCCTCCGACCATCCGGTGGAGATCATCGTGGTGGACGACGGCTCCACCGACGGCACCGCCGAGCTGGTCGAGTCGCTGCGCTTCCCGCCCTGGGTCCGAGTGATCCGCCAGGCCAACGCGGGCAAGCCGGCCGCCCTCAACACCGGCATCGCCGCCGCCACCTGCGAGCTGCTGGTGATGGTGGACGGCGACACGGTCTTCGAGCCGGACGCGGTGCGGATGCTGGTGCAGCCCTTCGCCGACCCGCGGGTGGGCGCCGTCTCCGGCAACGCCAAGGTGGCCAACCGGGGCGGCCTGCTCGGCCGCTGGCAGCACATCGAGTACGTGGTCGGCTTCAACCTGGACCGCCGGCTCTTCGACCTGGCCGAGTGCATGCCCACCGTGCCCGGCGCCGTCGGGGGTTTCCGCCGCTCCGCGCTGCTGGGCGTCGGCGGGGTCAGCGACCAGACGCTGGCCGAGGACACCGACCTCACCATGGCGCTGTGCCGCGACGGCTGGCGGGTGGTCTACGAGGAGCGCGCCAAGGCCTGGACCGAGGCGCCCGCCTCGCTCGGCGCGCTCTGGCGCCAGCGCTACCGCTGGTGCTACGGCACCCTGCAGGCGATGTGGAAGCACCGCGGCGCCCTGGTGCAGCGCGGGGCGGCGGGCAAGCTCGGCCGCCGCGGCCTCGGCTACCTGCTGCTCTTCCAGGTGCTGCTGCCGCTGCTCGCCCCGGTGGTGGACGTCTTCGCGCTGTACGGCCTGGTCTTCCTCGATCCGGTCCGGATCATCGGCCTGTGGAGCGCCTTCCTTCTGGTCCAGCTGCTGATGGGCTGGTACGCCTTCCGACTCGACAACGAGAAGCCGGGAGCGCTGTGGACCCTGCCGCTGCAGCAGTTCGTCTACCGACAGCTGATGTACCTGGTGGTGATCCAGTCGGTCTGCACGGCGCTGGCCGGCTCGCGGCTGCGCTGGCAGCGGATGGAGCGCTACGGCAGCACGGCGCGCCTGACCGACCCCGGTGGGCAGCAGACAAGCACTACGGCTAGCATGTGA
- a CDS encoding phosphatase PAP2 family protein, whose translation MRSSLLALDRALYAAVAATATPGLDGGLRRLSVAANRSRISFTVAGLLALRPGRPRRAALLGVAALGTASLTANQLGKTLVRRPRPDREAAAVPASRHVPMPASASFPSGHTAAAFAFATAVGSQLRWAAVPLTLLAGGVGYSRVHTGVHYPGDVLAGAALGVACAGAVLAGVRRYR comes from the coding sequence ATGCGCAGCAGTCTGCTCGCCCTTGACCGGGCGCTGTACGCGGCCGTCGCCGCCACCGCCACCCCCGGCCTGGACGGGGGGCTGCGGCGGCTGTCCGTCGCGGCCAACCGCTCCCGGATCTCCTTCACCGTGGCGGGCCTGCTCGCGCTGCGCCCCGGCCGGCCGCGCCGGGCCGCGCTGCTCGGGGTGGCGGCGCTCGGCACCGCCTCGCTGACCGCCAACCAGCTCGGCAAGACCCTGGTGCGCCGCCCGCGCCCGGATCGGGAGGCGGCCGCGGTTCCGGCCAGTCGGCACGTGCCGATGCCCGCCTCGGCCTCCTTCCCGTCCGGTCACACCGCCGCCGCCTTCGCCTTCGCCACCGCGGTCGGCTCACAGCTGCGCTGGGCCGCCGTGCCGCTGACCCTGCTGGCCGGCGGGGTCGGGTACTCGCGGGTGCACACCGGCGTGCACTACCCGGGTGACGTGCTGGCGGGCGCGGCGCTCGGCGTCGCCTGTGCGGGGGCGGTACTGGCGGGAGTCCGCCGGTACCGCTGA